The sequence gagagggagcagagagaacacagctccctcgccgcgtctgacagcaaagcaagagccggccgcactgaagccccactggaccccagggacaggaccacgccagctctccaggtagggaggctgggtggacatttttaatttaaaaaaatatatacaaataatttttgtgtatatgtgtgtgtgttgtgtgcctgtgagtgagtgtgtctgggagtgtatgtgtgtgttggtgtgtgtatgtgtatgtgtctgggagtgtgtgtctgtgagtgtatgtatgtgtgtgtgtatgtgtgtgtgtctgggagtgtgtgtgtgtgtatgtctgtgagtgtgtgtctgggagtgagtgtgtctgtgagtgtatctatgtgtatttgtgtgtgttggtgtctgtgtgtgtgtctgagtgtgtgtatgtgtgtgtgtgagagtatgtgtgtctatctgtgaatttgtgtgtgtgtgtctgtgtgtgtgtgtttgtgtgtgtctttgtgtgtctgtgagtgtacgtgtgtgtgtctgtaagtgtatgtgtgcacctgagtgtgtgtgtacgcgtttatatatgcatacaagttttggttttttttggtggtggggtgggggtggaactcgagtgagttcccacactttattccccaggacttgacccctgtgtaacagggttaatttataaacctgtcaatttcaattgaaacttgcactttttacaaaatgaaaaaaaaataaaaacacacacttcacatataaagcttttcagcaagctagtgCTTGAAGggtctggggtgtccctttaaataaatcccTACACCCCACCCCTTGAACATTTCAGCTCATCTTTAGCTCATgtttttgaaattcaatttgtgtCCTGGGCCTAGTTGTGCCTGTACCGAACTGGACTGTGATGTCAATTTAGAAatttttaacacatatttaaaaaaacaaaaaacagagcaTGACTTTAAGGGAAGTATAACACAAGTTATTAACAAGTTATGTGTTATTCATTGGTGCAGTTTCTAGAGAACTAATTGTTCTATTTTAACTTACTAAATGTGGAACAGACAGTACACTGCTAAGGGAACCTAAACTTTTATTGTAGACTTTCTTTGGCTTTTAAATTTAGTTTCCAGAGACACTCTTCACTCAAGGGAAACTTTATAACCATATTATAGTTCTCCAAATATTGGTACCTGTTGCATTTTCAatagtttttttctgggataagtATAATACGGAAGTCCTTTCATCCATACGTGTCTTGATATTATATGTATCATCTTCACAGTATCCAAAGACCTAGAATGAATATAAATTAtcttttaaatgcacaaaatatcaaAATGGGTCTGTatggtgtgattctgtgtatgtgtaactgtATCTGTAATGGTGGATCAGTGAGTGTTTCTTGTGTGAGTACACTCAGTGGACATCATTCAGATCAAGAAGATTTATAAAAGTTACATTACCAATCATACGAGCCATAAAAGTCTGTGCATGTATGCAGCATGCCTCAGTGCAAGCGTGGAGCTGTACATTacggccaaacatctccactttggtcttgtcTGTTCAAAGGACATCATTTTAGATGTTTTGTGGTTTGTACAGATGCAACTTTCTCCtggtaacccttccaatcaaaccatacttgttcagtctttttttaatTGTGCTGTGATTATGTCACTGTATCTGTAATGGtggatcagtgagtgtgtctgtatgatttGTGTAATTGTATGACTGTGGGTCATCAAAACGCCTCTACTATCACCATAATGTCTCCTTACCTCAGTCCAGTCAGCTGGAGCATCTGGATTAGAATGAATTTTAATAAAAACAGCTTCAATATCTTCATCTTTCATTTCTgatccaaaaagtgttttaacaGTTGTATTAAACTGGCCATAATCAATGACAtctacaaagcaaaaaaaacagggtACGCATTAAAATAAATGTCAAGCTTTGCAGGATACTCACTGATCCCCATCTTTCGATTCCCTACCACCTGACATATGGCAAGACACAACCTGTGACCACCTCCAGTCTACACAAAACAACAGTTGGAAGATTTATAATGGTCTTGTGTTACCAAAAGAGATGTTAAAATGAAATAGTTGAGTAATCACCATGACTGCACTTTTATACTCCTTTGATAAATCATCCCAGTATATCTTAAATGACACAATGTACTAAATCGTTAAATTGTGCATTCAGAACTGTTACAAActaacagggatattcactaaagttaaaATTCCAAGTGGATTTCCACTTTAAGGCCGAAGTAACTGAACTGAAAGCTAAGCCGAATAAGATAATTTTTCCGGttaagctattttgaccttaaatttgaaattcacttttgactttcactttagtaaatagttacAATGGTAacaccaaatagtgatggctagacgactgggtcaaagcatctccaaaacgtCAAGTTTTGTGGGTTGTTCCTGGtaagcagtggttagtacctaccatagGTATGCAAGTAAGGACAAGCAGTGAATCGGTATCAGGGTCATGgttgcccaaggctcattgatgtttGTGGGGAGTGTAGGCTAGCCTAAGTACATTCTTTGCATGACAGACTCCTCTATGCAGCAAAAGAGTGTGGCGTGTCACTGAATACACTTGATAAATATGTGTAAAGCCTAGGCTTATTAATCAATATTCTATTGCTATGTTATCCTGAAAATACgtgtgaaaatgcaaaaatggaTGCTTCTGGGTGATGTTAATATTTAATTTCAGCAAATAATGTAAGCTGTATTCTAAGCACTCAGTAGACATCATTTAGATCAAGAAGATTTATAAAAGTTACATTACCAATCATGTGAACCATAAAAGTCTGTGCATGTATGCAGCATGCCTCAGAGCAAGCGTGGAACTGtacattatggccaaacatctccactttggtcttgtcTGTTCAAAGGACAtagttccagaagtcttgtggtttgttcagacgCAACTGTGCAAACCTACGCCGTGCTGCCattttctttttagagagaagaggctttctccgGGTAGCCCTTCCAatcaaaccatacttgttcagtctttttttaatTGGGTTGtgatgaactttaacatttaacatgttgACCAAGGCCTGTAGAGCCTGAGATGTAATACTTGATCTGACCTTGGGTTGAATTTGCTGGGATGTCCACTCCTGGGAGGATTGGTACGTGCCttgaatgttttgtaatatttttctcACTGTTCGATGACGGGCTTTAAAAAGTTTGGAAATGGCCTTGAAACCACCGACACATATGACTGTTCCAGACTGGTTTGTGTAAGTTATTTGCAAAAATTACATCTAAGCTCTGCATGCTGGCAACAGATGGAATAAGGTTTTTCACTTTTAGGCAGCGCTGTGTACGCACGTGACAGGCACTTGAGgtccttcctgcagtttcacagagtttaacacaGAGAAATTATGCAGGACGTCCTCGCGCTTTGCATCCAATATCttgcaaatccccataggaaagcattgattcaatgctttcctacggtgaATGCCTAATGCGGGCCCAGAGCTCGCCAGTTaggatctccccctcccccccccctccccccccccccccgcgctgacagcagaagaagaggagtcaTCTAAGGGATAAAAACAGGTTATTTAGCCCTTCATTCATCAGGAGAAGAAGCCatgggggcagagggacactgtagtgttaagaatacagctttatattcccaacgctatagtgttccattaaaaaaaaaagtgtaaacttAAAAAGAAACAGATAGTGGTCTAATACTGGTACTAACAATTTTGACTAGTTTTATACATACATAATCATAAGAAAAGGTTACCTTCCTGAGTAACATCAAGCTGTTCCAGTCTATTCAGTCTACTTTGCTTGGTCACTGTAGCAAGTAGCTTTTTAAACTCTGTCAATGAACATTTAAAGGTGTTTTTATTAAAAGGTTTATATTGATCTTCTTCTGAAGCCATGGTTTTTGTTTTGCTGCTTCACCTAAAGAGTGAGAAAGTAAAATTGTGTTATTTGTACTAGGGACTAAAATGGATTTTGTTAAAATGAGTTAATCTGGCTGTACTTTTATATAACTGGACAATATAAACCTCAAATACAATTAGAGAAAACATTACAATTTTACAAACGTGTTGTCAGAAGGAATTTCTTCTTTGTTCAGCCCTAATGAACTCTGGAACAAAGTACTATAAAGTAAAGTAAACCCCTCTTTATAAGGAATATTTCATGTTTTTAGACCAAATCCACAGAAGCTCTTTTCTATCCTCAGAAATCAGTTTCAATACATAATGAAGTTATCAGTACCTGTCATAGAGTTATTCTGGGTCCCTGTACTGTTGTAGTTCAGTTGTCAGCTTTCTACTACATAAAAATAacagctgaactacaacttcaaATCCAAACCCGTGATGAGAACTTTTTGTTTGACAATTTGACTGCCTATCTGGGGTTGGCTGGGTGCTGATCCCCGCCTCCACTGCAGCTACAGGAGACCAGGAATCGCActgtctgagctaagcccagcagAGCTTTAGCTCCTATGCAGGACCATCTGACTCTTTGTCGGCTGTAGTGGAGACAGGAAGCTTCGCCCATCATTGCTCATTTAAGAAGTACAATAATAAAATTACTGAGTACATACAATGTGGGCTGACAGCCAGGGCACTCCgagtcctagcaccataaccaatttagtgccttgtggtggttatggtggttggagtgttcctttaaaaaacttTAGAATCAGAATACAAAACCCATCCAGCAAGTAACTGTAATTAATACAAATTGCATCTAACATGTATGGGTGTCTCAAGGGTTCCTTTAAATTCTATCAAGGATATTGTGTAAAGTTAATGAAAGAGATATAGAATAGTCTAGAGGTTAACAGGTtttgtatgtacgtatgtatgtatgtgtttatttatttgttaaattgACTTAAATTTGTTTTTCCCAAAATGTTTGACACTCTCATAGGGTTTGTAAATTGAATGGTATAAAATGTTTGAAAGTAATTTATCAGCTTTGCCAAGTATTTTCTTTTGGTTGAATATATGCTTTTTATCAACAGTAATTTAAAATATGTCTTTCAGCCTTTGATTCACGATGATCTAATTCATATTAAAGGGATCTCTATTTAATCCACTTAGCCACCAGCAGCAGATGATTAGTGTTACTATTACTGTGAGATTAATAAGGGACTGAATAGGATTGATTTACACATAAGGCCTAGACCAGGCGAGTCAGTAAATCCAGATTGGAGTTAAACATTACACGCAACTCAATCTTCCTAATAGTCTCAGCCTCGAAGCTCAGATAGATAGCATGTCTCAGATCAACATCAGTGACTTGAAACAGCAACCTTGGGAACAAAATAAAGATCTATTCACTCAGGACACATATGAACTCCTGGCCCTGACAGTGACCATATTCGGAATTCTGGGATTTTGCAATAATTTACTAGTGCTgattctttattgtaaattccaaAGATTACGGACTCCTTCTAACCTGCTCCTGGCTAACATCAGCCTCAGTGatcttttcttttctgtttttggAGCTAGTTTTACTTTTGTGTCCTGCATGAGAAGGTGGTgggcctgggagagtacagcctGTATTTTTGAGGGATTTATCAAAAGTCTGTTTGGTAAGTGAAATACCCAGTATTTAATGGCCAGTACTACGATGATTTATTGGTAATTTgtattgtgttttactggtatGGTGATATCTCTGCGACATGTTTCCATACAGcatggtgcagtgagtgttactgaTGTGGAGTTCTATGATCATGCTACATACACCACACATTGCTGTGCATTTTATTAATATGTCCCTCAATGATACAATCATAGCTGCCAGTAATGTGTTAAAGGATATCTATGGTTCCTCATTTTGtagtatatttttataacaattagcAAATTGCATACCTTTCAACATAAACACACTAATTAGAAAAGAGAGACAGTTTTGTTTTAGTTAATGAGGCTGTAGATGTGTTAAGACTTTTATGTAATAGATAATAGGTGACTTTGATGCCTTTTCATATCTGGTTATGTCAACATAGAAGCTATTTAGTGAAATAAGATCAGAGGACTTGATTTAGAATAGATATTTACAgaactttaaagggttactccaagtacctTGACTACGaatatgaagtggtcatggcacatggagtctgtatgtgtagcacTTCACTATGAAGCACTGCACAATCGGAGAAAAAGCACTTTCTGACTActgtcagaggtgtaactccaactCTGGTAGATTCATCAGCAGAGGAGAATGTTggggtatttaaagggacactgtaggcacccaaaacacttcagctcattgaagtggtctgggtgcagtgtcccttttgcacctagtgaaCCCAGAGAAActataatgtttacattgcagctctaagtttaCCTCCAgttgctgtctatcagacagccactagagagcttcctgcaTGGAAATGGACATTTGGTCTGGTACCTGATGCTGGACGaccccacactctgcatgaggacacccagcatcAGGTTtgtccccacaggaaagcatttgcCGCCCATGCGCATTAACGCCCTCTCGTTGCAGGATGTCGGAGAGGGCAGAGCGTCACTCCAACACTAAGGGACATCAGCGCTTGGATAAGGTATGTAAAtagagggtttttaaccctttgtttACTGGGGAGAGGGGACCTTGAGGGAGGGagaaggcagagggagctatagtgccagaaatacagctttgtatttctttttttattattctttattttgtagtgcaAAAAGAATCTTACATACACTTAGCATCATAGCAAGGTTGACATATAGCATTATAACGTGCATAGCGATATCTTGTCAAGGCTCTGATCGAAATTGcactattttgaatttttttttttttaaagtagattaACATAAACATAGTGTGGGCACTTATTCTGAGGATGTCCGTCGTGTGTAGTGGCACAGTGCCTGTCATGGGAGGCACCTCTCCACCCGGCGTTTATAAGGTGTAAGCTTTGGTGCAGTCAAGGTAGCGGTGCCATATGTGTTATAGTGAAGATGTGTCATAGTGAAGGGTGTATAACTGTTCTGGTGTGAGTATTGAGTCTGGTTAAGTCTGCAGCATTATGTGCTCAATAGGTAGCGTCAATGGGTTAAGTAGACATGTGAACGAGAGCATAATAGAACATATAACCAGCTGAACGGTGTCATAGTAGAACGTACAATTATCTAAACGGTAGCATAGTAGATCATATAATTATCTAAACGGTAGCATAGTGCAACCTGTAAAAGTCCAGCATCAAGAGGTTTTAACGTGTCCATGGCTATAAAGAGAGGAGTTTCCAGCCATTCtcggcactcagttcacggcacgGATGCTTCTGACGGTGATCTGGCAGGCCCGGGGCGCCTCGATGTGCAAGGGGTAAATTCTGGAATCTCTGCAGGATTTAGCCGTGACAGGGTTGTCTCTACCGGTGCGCCTCCAGTGGGCTCGTGGGCTCTGGGTTTTGTACGTGGCTCCGTTCTGGGTGAAGATAAGCACTCTGGGGTTCCCCCATTTGTAGCGCTGCGTAGAGTTTGCAGTAGCGGTTGCATTGTACGTCACCATGAGAGTGTGCCCTTTGTGAGGTCTGGAAACATTTTTATGGTTGCACCTTCAAAAGTTGGTGGGGTCTTCCCCCTGATTGCAGTTAGCAGTGAGGTTTTATCCTGCTGGGATTGAAATCGGATAATAAGGCCTGCCGTTGCCGGCGTTGGAGCGTTCGCCGGTTTTGGGAGTCTGAACATTCCGTCTAATCGGATGGCTTTCACTTATTTCGGTGGCAACAGTGCTGCGAAGAGGCGGCGGATGAAGTGGGGTAGGTCCGCGAGGCCCACAGTGTCCTGGACCCCCCCCCTCACTTTAAGATTGTATCTCCGTCTCTGATCCTCCAGGGCATCTATTTTCACCGTGGTTGTTGCTTCTGTGGGCCGGCCACCTTTTCTTCAACAGTGGCGAGCCTGGCTTCATGGGTGTTGGAGGAGGCTTCGAGTTGGGTAAGCTTGTTCGTGGCACTGTCCAAGGCCATTTTGTAGTAGGCCATATCAGCTGCTATGTTTTTCCGTAGGTCAGCCAGCATACTCTGGAGTAGCTCTGCTGTGTAGGGTAAACGAGGCTCCCTCTCCCAGGTCGGTCAGTGCTTCCTCTGATGAGTAGGAAGACAGTTTGCCGCCTAGCGCCATCTTGGCCCATGCGGCCTGCTGGGAGCTCCGCAGCAGATCCCTGATATCTCTGATCGCAGGAACTTTGTTGGGTCTggatttcttgttttttctgtccATTATTGCCTCTCTTATTGGTAGTGAGGATTTGCTGCGTTTTTTGGCCGGATTTTCCCCTGATAAAGCACAGTTAATGCTGTGTTGTGCACGGAGCTCAGTGCGGTGCGTCCGATCAGGTTGCtttctagctccgcccccacagctttgtatttctggcactatagtatccctttaactattgAGTGTGTGTCATTTTGAGTTTTGTGGTCTTTGTGTGTTTATCTGCCTTTTTGTGtctaataaataaaaagcagTCTTTGAAAATTGTTATACCAGCCCTATTATGCATTGCTGTAGAACagtggaaagaaaaaaataaccgcggcaacactctgcaggctgagctcctgggtcctctctccctccctgccggCTGGGAGCATAGGGCCTGCATACTGGTCCATGAATGCACATAGCATGGCAGGTGCTTtgatagcaccggccctgcaggggaGAGCTTTGACTCTTGGGGGAAAGGAGGAGGCAATTGCCAGGACTACTAACAGCTGTTCCTGCTGTGCAAAAAGTGCAGAAACGCTGTTCCCATGCGTTCATGAAGGACTCGAACCCTGTTGTTTTGTCTAAAACACCTGAGGCCATTCTTTCTTCTAATTAAAGTCAAATGTGGTCAGGATTTGGTTGGTCCAACCAGTTGTATCATTTGTTCAGCAGCAATCGGAATATCAGTAATATGCGCATGCAAATCAATATAAAGCATAGGAATCAGACATTTTTCAACAACCACATGTCGACTGAATTTAAACAGAATACATATGCCAACatgagcaagttaaaaaaaaacaacaacaaaaatggttAATTATGTGCGGCTGGCCAgtgcaagtaaaaaataaaaatcttatggATGCTTGGAGACGTGGATGTCAGGGCACTCTGATtgattcaaccaatcagagtgttcttactCATATTGCAAAGTGTGGAAGacatgacataggcactgtcgttattcggcaggtgttagtttaaattacctttaataagactcggacaccagttattctgttggagtataacgtccacagcttttattaaatcttaaacaaattaacaaatttagggtcattgtcatttctgacatttcgttactatccccccatacaatacccctgacaatgaccctagcacttaaacaataaataacatttcaataacatttaacttataacacacggcctaccaaagaggccccaaccaaacgttactgtaggggtgtacccagacacccctaccccctaggtttgtagccaccgaagagcttgaacctaccaacactcttatccacctggcctactccggcctaggccttggcctatccacttccaattccagtcaacttccgactttaccatgccctgttccgccatagcacatgccttgaccccttaaggacatgcgcgacccccactacacaaaaacagggGCCTATCAATACCTTCTTGAAAGCCCAGGTTCAGTATGTCAATCCCTACGTCTGACAAATGAACCCCGTCCCTcctgaaataaccgggcaacatgccctccaactccttGTGTCGGACAACTACACCCCCCAAACGCCTAATAAATGCTGACATCGCCCTATTCACCTTGCCCCTGCAGcgggctgtcaggatcgggacagggatccaacacgcagagtacaaacagtagccagatacgtataccggaccttagaatggccggactaacgtaagtagtacagtatagaatggtcaaagacaagccgaggtcgagggtaacagaagacaggtaagcgagagacaagccgaatcaagggtaacagagataagcagagtaaggtaaacaagccgggtcaaaaccaaaagggataatagaatacacaagcactgagtgactagaacaagctagaaccacgacagggcaatgagctaatgaaagaagctctgttaaataccctgttcagagcagtaaccacgcctccaaggcgtcctgattggtcctgcagccattgactgacaggttgttccgggggagtgtcctgatgactacttcctgcctagatgctgtaaaaggcagtcactccctcgcggccggcctagcatgaccggatagaccgcggggaagggagccatcagaccgtctggatggaggaacagctaagtctctacctctttcggaggtagagaccacaggtaccctgacagtaccccccctctcagatacgcccaccgggcggaatgaaccgggacgagatgggaagcgagagtgatacgccctgcggagacggggagcatgaacatcctcctgaggtacccaactcctctcctcaggaccatatcccttccaatcaaccagatattgtactctcccccgggagattcgagaatcaataatagagttaacctcatactcctcctgaccctccacctgaacggggcgaggaggggctattgtggaggaaaatctgttacatatgagtggtttcagcaatgaaacgtgaaacgagttcgggatgcgtaaggtattaggaagagctaaacgatacgcaactggattgatacgggtcagcaccctgtagggtccaatataacgaggagcgaacttcatggagggcacttttaaacggatgttcctcgtgctcagccataccctatcacctggaacaaagaccggagccgcccttctacgtttatcagcgtgtttcttgaccaacatagagttgtgcacaaggatttgtcgagtttgatcccacaacttcctcaaattgacaacatgaacatcaaccgacggcaccccctgggaaggggaatccgaaggaagaatagacggatg comes from Pelobates fuscus isolate aPelFus1 chromosome 5, aPelFus1.pri, whole genome shotgun sequence and encodes:
- the LOC134612196 gene encoding WD repeat-containing protein 64-like yields the protein MASEEDQYKPFNKNTFKCSLTEFKKLLATVTKQSRLNRLEQLDVTQEDVIDYGQFNTTVKTLFGSEMKDEDIEAVFIKIHSNPDAPADWTEVFGYCEDDTYNIKTRMDERTSVLYLSQKKTIENATGGGKKKRDEIKCIVKVPQFDAVITASQKGTMCLFNRKV